One window of Microcoleus vaginatus PCC 9802 genomic DNA carries:
- a CDS encoding type II toxin-antitoxin system VapC family toxin, which translates to MKYLIDTHILIWFVEGNARLDEYVRSLIANPVNEIYISQASLWELTIKISIGKLSLSISVSELEIFLLDHDFQILETKFLHYDKLQNLPFYHQDPFDRLIISQAQAEDYTIITHDDRFKQYDVKLL; encoded by the coding sequence ATGAAATATCTAATTGACACTCACATTCTAATTTGGTTTGTTGAAGGTAACGCTCGGCTTGATGAGTATGTGCGCTCGCTGATTGCTAATCCTGTCAATGAAATCTATATCAGCCAAGCGAGTCTGTGGGAGCTTACTATCAAAATCAGCATCGGTAAGTTGTCTTTGTCTATTTCTGTGTCGGAGTTAGAAATTTTTCTGCTCGACCACGACTTTCAAATTCTAGAAACTAAGTTCCTCCATTACGATAAATTGCAAAATCTTCCTTTTTACCATCAAGATCCTTTCGATCGCCTAATTATTTCTCAAGCCCAAGCAGAAGATTACACTATCATTACACATGACGATAGGTTCAAACAGTACGATGTAAAATTGTTGTAA
- the tuf gene encoding elongation factor Tu has protein sequence MSRTKFERNKPHVNVGTIGHVDHGKTTLTAAITMTLAAQGRAKAKKYDEIDAAPEEKQRGITINTAHVEYETGDRHYAHVDCPGHADYVKNMIVGAAQMDGAILVVSAADGSMPQTREHILLARQVGVPKLVVFLNKKDMVDDAEILELVELEIRELLSSYGFPGDDIPIVAGSALKALEKMTANPKIHRGEDEWVDGIYNLMDAVDDWISTPDRDIDKPFLMAVEDVFSIKGRGTVATGKIERGKIKVGDTVELVGIQNTRTITVIGVEMFQQLLDEGMAGDNVGLLLRGIQKDEIERGMVLAKPGSIQPHTEFDSEVYVLSDKEGGRRTPFFAGYRPQFYVRTTDVTGTIASFTADDGSAINMVVPGDRVNMTVKLLQPIAIEQNMRFAIREGNRTVGAGVVSHILK, from the coding sequence ATGTCACGCACCAAATTTGAACGGAACAAACCCCACGTCAATGTCGGTACGATCGGTCACGTTGACCACGGCAAAACAACCTTAACAGCGGCGATTACAATGACGCTGGCTGCACAGGGTCGGGCCAAGGCTAAAAAGTACGATGAAATCGATGCTGCACCGGAAGAAAAACAGCGGGGAATCACGATTAATACGGCTCACGTTGAGTATGAAACAGGCGATCGCCATTATGCTCACGTTGATTGTCCGGGTCACGCTGATTACGTGAAAAACATGATCGTGGGTGCCGCTCAAATGGATGGTGCAATCCTCGTCGTGTCGGCGGCAGATGGTTCGATGCCTCAAACTCGCGAACATATCTTGTTAGCGCGGCAAGTGGGAGTGCCGAAGTTGGTTGTCTTTTTGAATAAGAAAGATATGGTGGACGATGCGGAAATTTTGGAGTTGGTCGAGTTAGAAATTCGCGAACTTCTCAGTTCTTACGGTTTTCCAGGCGATGATATTCCAATTGTCGCAGGTTCCGCACTGAAAGCGCTGGAAAAGATGACTGCTAATCCGAAAATACACCGCGGCGAGGATGAGTGGGTTGATGGCATTTACAATTTGATGGATGCGGTAGATGACTGGATTTCTACGCCCGATCGCGATATTGACAAACCTTTTCTGATGGCTGTTGAAGATGTGTTCTCGATCAAAGGTCGGGGAACTGTCGCAACTGGCAAAATCGAGCGCGGTAAAATCAAAGTCGGCGATACTGTGGAATTGGTGGGAATCCAAAACACTCGCACGATAACTGTTATCGGTGTTGAAATGTTCCAGCAACTTCTGGATGAAGGAATGGCTGGAGATAATGTCGGTTTGTTGCTTCGTGGCATCCAAAAAGACGAAATTGAGCGGGGGATGGTGCTTGCTAAACCCGGTTCTATTCAACCTCACACTGAATTCGATTCTGAGGTTTACGTGCTGTCGGATAAAGAAGGCGGCCGCCGAACTCCTTTCTTTGCGGGATATCGCCCTCAATTCTACGTGCGGACAACGGATGTTACAGGTACGATCGCATCTTTTACGGCTGATGACGGAAGCGCGATCAACATGGTAGTTCCGGGCGATCGCGTTAATATGACTGTGAAGTTGTTGCAGCCGATCGCGATCGAACAAAATATGCGTTTTGCCATCCGCGAAGGTAATCGCACTGTCGGCGCCGGTGTCGTCTCCCACATTCTCAAGTAG
- a CDS encoding BON domain-containing protein, whose translation MAASNDNSGKIPQSEKEVSDATLGSSKAGEQLQELLTILTEFQLLKKSKKEPSELKLPLSEKSVQRLEDEENRRKQLSFRIESPSIVPEVLTNEEEIPYQRRENHNEQSDLSIAGNVAKKNRPSEEELEQAVEEFKRLQQLLFERDLPEFYSNVLSVEQRLENFEKLMSEPQELMTLLKPLIPELVRDELERLKSELKKAIELASGDQINRLELQTKIADLENKIANFNPQQLPNSEQLMQRVMLVVGELLKRKVEESKLEVASAIAPTVNKVIRNQNGLEEHVVRIEERVANIQQRYQQQPEDLIKQLVPVVSELLNRKISELKSEIVEAVTPSVQVRIAWVEIEEKVLSIIERRLATQQSPIQKPEEIMAILMPAITDLLNHKIDESKLQVAATIEPLIESAILQREVQGKLSDVESRLNNLQRQQKSQPEDIMARLMPLMIESLNRKIEETKLEVREAIAPGVNTALQNSGIAAQILNNESKIVEVQQQVLAEIEGLMARIMPVIVEMLSRNIGEAKLEIESAIAPAVDAIIQNKRIDQRLGKIEQQIVAIEHRIYESTDLFTDLLKPLIDELMVSHHAQLQKSVIESILPLLDEVVSYNYRLNDKVGELDRKITEAEWGGNREELIARIKIMFPEMMLQTIKESRTSFAETIAPIIDEVINTKTRENRQSMGVAISAALPVGISHRISESPDEIAMAIAPEMAAAIKQQIHLKREAMSDALYPIIGSTILKYIAEMMREINEKLEASLSPERISRKIKSKLQGISEAELLMKETTPLSVKAVFLIQTESGLVISAVQKSEREQLESDMVAGMLTAIRAFVNDCISQSGNIAEIDAIEYGPFTIVLEVAGSCYLAVVMQGETRQWFKYKMRAIFNNIVQEYGDQIRSFNGDPATVPPEVNSKLQKLIDTEVKVKSSKLPILPIIGLAALGLIGVPWGIHQYRSAVEASLEADTNLALQSAPELSVYRIAADVKDKLLQISGRVPNQNLRLKAEKIAQQVAPQSRIENKIIAVEVPPDPVLVEADVKRTAALLNKVESINISARYAEGKVAVAGSVSKVPDAQKITQAFEKIPGVKSVTNTVIIGTPPPPKIIMPVRVYFGAGSASLEAKDVAQKLSKVKEYMEKNSTKNLRIVGYSDFKSTPVENQKLALERATNVKGILVRQGINGNRIQVASTKGRPEGVEASQPLWLSRLVVFEVIN comes from the coding sequence ATGGCAGCATCTAATGATAATTCAGGCAAAATACCTCAGTCAGAAAAAGAGGTTTCTGATGCAACTCTGGGAAGTTCTAAAGCGGGAGAGCAACTTCAGGAATTGCTAACCATACTGACTGAATTCCAGTTATTAAAGAAATCAAAAAAAGAACCAAGCGAGCTGAAGTTACCGCTTTCTGAAAAGTCTGTGCAGCGGTTGGAGGATGAGGAAAATCGGCGCAAACAATTGTCTTTTCGGATCGAATCACCAAGTATTGTACCGGAAGTATTAACTAACGAGGAAGAGATCCCATATCAAAGACGAGAAAACCATAATGAGCAATCCGATTTATCTATAGCCGGGAACGTAGCAAAAAAAAATCGGCCGTCGGAGGAAGAATTAGAACAAGCAGTAGAGGAGTTTAAACGGTTGCAACAATTGCTGTTTGAAAGGGATTTACCGGAATTTTACAGTAATGTTTTGAGCGTGGAACAAAGGTTAGAAAATTTTGAGAAGTTGATGTCTGAACCCCAAGAGTTGATGACTTTACTGAAACCGTTAATTCCTGAGTTAGTGAGAGATGAATTAGAGCGGTTGAAGTCGGAATTAAAAAAGGCGATCGAACTCGCTAGCGGCGATCAAATTAATCGGCTCGAATTGCAGACAAAAATAGCGGATTTGGAAAATAAAATTGCTAACTTTAACCCGCAGCAACTGCCGAATTCAGAACAGTTAATGCAACGGGTGATGTTGGTGGTGGGCGAGCTGCTCAAGCGTAAGGTAGAGGAGTCTAAGTTAGAGGTAGCTTCGGCGATCGCACCGACAGTCAATAAAGTAATTCGCAATCAAAACGGACTTGAAGAACACGTAGTAAGAATTGAAGAGAGAGTTGCGAATATTCAGCAGCGTTACCAGCAGCAACCGGAAGATTTAATCAAGCAGCTAGTACCAGTAGTTAGCGAATTGCTGAACCGCAAAATTAGTGAATTAAAATCAGAGATTGTAGAAGCTGTTACCCCCTCAGTACAGGTAAGAATAGCTTGGGTAGAAATAGAAGAAAAAGTATTGAGCATCATCGAACGCCGACTGGCTACACAACAGTCGCCTATTCAGAAGCCAGAAGAGATAATGGCGATTCTAATGCCCGCAATAACTGATTTGCTAAATCATAAAATCGATGAATCTAAATTACAAGTAGCAGCGACCATTGAACCTTTGATAGAATCAGCAATTCTTCAAAGAGAAGTTCAAGGAAAATTGAGCGACGTAGAAAGTAGACTAAATAATCTCCAGCGACAGCAAAAATCTCAGCCAGAAGATATAATGGCAAGGTTAATGCCGTTAATGATTGAGTCGCTGAACCGAAAAATCGAGGAGACAAAGTTAGAGGTGAGAGAGGCGATCGCACCGGGTGTCAACACAGCTCTTCAAAACAGCGGTATTGCAGCACAAATATTAAATAATGAAAGTAAGATTGTCGAAGTTCAGCAGCAAGTTTTAGCCGAGATAGAAGGGTTGATGGCAAGAATAATGCCAGTGATTGTAGAAATGCTGTCTCGAAACATCGGGGAAGCAAAGCTAGAGATAGAATCTGCGATCGCCCCGGCTGTCGATGCCATCATTCAGAATAAAAGGATCGATCAAAGACTCGGGAAGATCGAACAACAGATTGTGGCGATCGAACACCGAATTTATGAATCGACAGACTTGTTTACCGATTTACTGAAACCTTTGATTGACGAGCTGATGGTTAGCCATCACGCCCAACTGCAAAAGTCGGTCATCGAATCTATTTTACCATTGTTAGATGAAGTTGTAAGTTATAATTACAGACTCAACGATAAAGTAGGGGAACTCGATCGCAAAATTACTGAGGCTGAATGGGGAGGCAATCGGGAAGAATTAATCGCTAGAATTAAAATCATGTTTCCCGAAATGATGCTCCAAACAATTAAGGAGTCGAGAACCTCATTTGCCGAAACCATAGCTCCGATAATTGATGAAGTAATTAATACCAAAACCCGAGAAAACAGGCAATCGATGGGAGTAGCCATATCGGCGGCTCTTCCTGTAGGAATCAGCCACAGAATCAGTGAATCGCCCGATGAAATTGCAATGGCGATAGCGCCGGAAATGGCCGCCGCTATCAAACAGCAAATTCATCTCAAGCGAGAAGCAATGTCGGATGCACTTTATCCGATCATCGGTAGCACGATTTTAAAATACATCGCCGAGATGATGCGGGAAATTAATGAAAAACTCGAAGCATCTTTAAGTCCAGAGAGAATTAGTCGCAAAATTAAATCCAAATTACAGGGCATTTCTGAAGCAGAATTGCTGATGAAAGAAACAACACCGCTGAGTGTTAAAGCTGTTTTTTTAATTCAAACAGAATCGGGATTAGTAATTTCAGCAGTGCAGAAGTCTGAACGCGAACAGCTAGAATCAGACATGGTAGCGGGGATGCTGACTGCTATTCGGGCTTTTGTCAACGATTGCATATCTCAGTCTGGAAATATTGCAGAGATTGATGCTATAGAATACGGCCCATTTACGATCGTATTGGAAGTAGCGGGTTCGTGTTATCTGGCAGTAGTGATGCAAGGAGAAACCCGCCAGTGGTTTAAGTACAAAATGCGAGCGATATTCAACAATATTGTTCAAGAATACGGAGATCAAATTCGGTCATTTAACGGCGATCCAGCAACTGTACCACCAGAAGTAAACTCGAAATTGCAAAAATTAATCGATACAGAGGTAAAAGTTAAATCTTCTAAACTTCCCATTTTACCAATTATCGGTTTGGCAGCGTTAGGTTTAATTGGGGTACCTTGGGGAATTCATCAATACCGCAGCGCAGTTGAAGCGAGCTTAGAAGCAGATACGAATTTAGCATTACAATCTGCTCCCGAGTTATCGGTTTATCGTATCGCGGCAGATGTTAAAGATAAATTATTGCAGATTTCGGGACGAGTGCCGAATCAAAATCTGCGATTGAAAGCGGAAAAAATCGCTCAGCAAGTGGCTCCACAATCAAGAATTGAAAATAAAATTATAGCCGTTGAAGTACCTCCAGATCCGGTTTTAGTCGAAGCCGATGTCAAGCGGACGGCAGCTCTTTTGAATAAAGTAGAAAGCATTAATATCTCAGCTCGCTATGCAGAGGGAAAAGTCGCCGTTGCAGGCAGCGTAAGCAAAGTGCCAGATGCTCAGAAAATAACTCAAGCTTTTGAGAAAATTCCGGGGGTGAAGTCGGTAACAAATACAGTGATAATAGGAACTCCACCGCCGCCAAAGATAATAATGCCAGTTCGCGTGTATTTCGGTGCAGGTTCGGCAAGTTTGGAGGCGAAAGATGTAGCACAAAAGCTTAGTAAAGTCAAGGAATATATGGAGAAAAATAGCACGAAGAATTTAAGGATAGTTGGCTACAGCGATTTTAAAAGCACTCCGGTAGAAAATCAAAAGTTGGCACTGGAAAGGGCGACAAATGTGAAAGGTATTTTGGTTAGACAAGGGATAAATGGCAACAGAATACAAGTTGCTTCTACTAAGGGTCGTCCCGAAGGTGTGGAGGCCAGTCAACCCCTGTGGCTGAGCAGATTGGTAGTATTTGAGGTGATAAATTAA
- a CDS encoding biotin--[acetyl-CoA-carboxylase] ligase, whose translation MPALPEADRPNLHQWLHSLDTCPSTNSWAIARAAQLHHGDAVFTRRQTSGRGQHGRTWHAPTGVLTVSFVLDNLNPTLLPGLSLAAGLAVIYAIEDLVPDCRDMLRLKWPNDVWIDRHKLAGILCEATSGNVFGKTRAVVGIGLNRCVDFAAAGLDERDLGNAVSLHSIASTVPDELCLVDRLRHYLLELADMFSITDKPASKSGLALLLPELRRRDPLIGCPVAIELASETICGEAAGMDGSGRLLVCLAGDRIQAFTSGRVRLI comes from the coding sequence GTGCCCGCATTGCCAGAAGCCGATCGTCCAAACCTCCATCAGTGGCTACACTCCTTGGATACCTGTCCGAGTACCAACAGTTGGGCGATCGCCCGCGCGGCCCAACTCCACCACGGAGATGCAGTATTTACTAGGCGACAAACCAGCGGGCGCGGCCAACACGGGCGCACCTGGCACGCCCCAACTGGTGTCTTGACTGTTAGTTTTGTACTCGACAACCTCAACCCCACTCTGTTGCCCGGGCTCAGTTTAGCAGCCGGTTTAGCCGTGATTTACGCGATCGAAGATTTGGTTCCCGACTGTCGCGATATGCTGCGCCTGAAATGGCCAAACGATGTCTGGATCGATCGCCACAAATTAGCGGGAATTCTCTGCGAAGCTACTTCCGGCAATGTTTTTGGTAAAACTCGTGCCGTTGTGGGAATTGGACTCAACCGCTGCGTAGATTTCGCGGCTGCGGGATTGGATGAAAGGGATCTCGGCAATGCGGTAAGCTTGCATTCTATTGCTAGTACAGTACCAGATGAACTGTGTTTGGTCGATCGACTGCGGCACTATTTACTCGAACTAGCCGATATGTTTTCCATCACAGACAAGCCAGCCTCCAAGTCCGGTTTAGCGCTACTTTTACCCGAATTGCGCCGCCGCGATCCGTTGATTGGCTGCCCGGTGGCGATCGAACTTGCGTCGGAAACCATCTGCGGAGAAGCAGCGGGCATGGACGGAAGCGGCCGCTTGTTAGTATGCTTGGCGGGCGATCGAATACAAGCCTTTACCTCCGGGCGAGTTCGATTAATTTAA
- a CDS encoding cytochrome B6, translating to MNPEIFTAAFLSFSLIFVGIGGGFLLLKLQGREE from the coding sequence ATGAATCCTGAAATTTTCACTGCAGCCTTTTTGTCCTTTTCCCTAATTTTCGTGGGTATAGGTGGAGGCTTCCTCCTGCTCAAATTGCAAGGCCGCGAAGAATAA
- the pdxA gene encoding 4-hydroxythreonine-4-phosphate dehydrogenase PdxA: protein MSLDRESQLAVTLGDPAGIGPEVILKALAEPATGLRVTVIGSRRVLQETYDKLRSSNPAAEAANPETLNIIDIEPDSKWGEIVPGVGSAASGAASFAYMESAIARTIAGEFSAIVTGPISKTCWQAAGYNYPGQTELLAERAKSQRFGMLFAATSPHSGWTLVTLLATTHISLRQVPDALSPELLSEKLELLIDCLREDFGLERPKIAISGLNPHSGENGKLGNEEQDWMIPWLETQRDRFPQVQLDGPVPPDTLWVKPAKVWYGLAKEAHDGYLAMYHDQGLIPVKLMAFDKAVNTTIGLPFVRTSPDHGTAFDIVGQGIADASSMKAALQLAAQLASRRTAVKIRR from the coding sequence TTGAGTCTCGATCGGGAATCACAACTAGCTGTAACTCTGGGAGATCCGGCGGGAATTGGCCCGGAAGTGATTCTCAAGGCGTTGGCAGAGCCCGCTACTGGCTTGAGAGTAACGGTTATAGGCTCTAGGAGAGTTTTGCAGGAAACTTACGATAAGTTGCGATCGAGCAATCCAGCAGCAGAAGCGGCAAATCCCGAAACATTAAACATTATTGATATTGAACCAGACAGCAAGTGGGGCGAAATTGTCCCCGGTGTCGGGAGTGCAGCTAGCGGGGCGGCTAGCTTTGCTTACATGGAAAGTGCGATCGCCCGTACCATTGCCGGCGAATTCTCCGCCATCGTGACAGGCCCGATTTCCAAAACTTGCTGGCAGGCGGCCGGTTACAATTATCCCGGACAAACAGAACTCCTCGCAGAAAGAGCAAAATCGCAGCGATTCGGAATGCTGTTTGCCGCCACATCTCCCCACAGTGGCTGGACGCTCGTAACTTTACTGGCTACCACACATATTTCCCTCCGTCAAGTCCCCGATGCGTTGAGTCCCGAATTACTGAGTGAAAAACTAGAATTACTGATAGACTGTTTGCGGGAAGATTTTGGGCTGGAAAGACCGAAAATTGCGATTTCTGGCTTAAATCCTCACAGCGGCGAAAACGGCAAACTGGGAAATGAAGAGCAAGACTGGATGATACCTTGGTTGGAAACGCAGCGCGATCGCTTTCCTCAAGTGCAGTTAGACGGGCCAGTCCCCCCAGATACCCTGTGGGTAAAACCGGCTAAAGTTTGGTACGGTTTAGCCAAGGAAGCTCACGACGGTTACTTGGCAATGTACCACGACCAGGGGTTGATTCCAGTAAAATTGATGGCTTTCGATAAAGCAGTCAACACTACAATTGGCTTGCCTTTTGTCCGCACCTCTCCGGATCACGGCACAGCTTTTGATATTGTAGGTCAGGGGATTGCAGATGCCTCCAGCATGAAGGCAGCATTGCAGTTGGCGGCCCAGTTGGCTAGTCGCAGAACAGCAGTTAAAATAAGGCGATAG
- a CDS encoding dihydrofolate reductase, translating to MRKVKYYLACTVDGFIARENGSFNFFPMEGEHFADLFDSFPETIPANLQEALGIPAENKQFDAVLMGRKTYEVGLNVGVTNPYPSLKQYVFSRTMEASPDENIQLVSDNPVALVQELKKESGKDIWLCGGGALAATLFSEIDEMIVKLNPVVIGAGIPLFSGAIEPTNLELADRKIYSNGFMLLHYRVKH from the coding sequence ATGAGAAAAGTCAAATATTACCTTGCTTGCACCGTTGACGGTTTTATTGCTCGCGAAAATGGCTCATTTAATTTTTTCCCTATGGAAGGAGAGCATTTCGCTGATTTGTTCGATTCCTTTCCTGAGACTATTCCGGCTAACCTTCAGGAAGCACTAGGCATTCCTGCAGAAAACAAGCAGTTTGATGCGGTTTTGATGGGACGGAAAACCTATGAGGTAGGGCTAAATGTTGGTGTAACTAATCCTTATCCCAGCTTGAAGCAGTATGTTTTTTCGCGCACTATGGAAGCCAGTCCCGATGAGAATATTCAACTTGTTTCGGACAATCCTGTCGCATTGGTTCAGGAATTGAAAAAAGAAAGTGGTAAAGACATCTGGCTCTGCGGTGGTGGCGCTTTAGCGGCAACTCTTTTTTCTGAGATTGACGAGATGATTGTGAAGTTGAATCCGGTAGTTATCGGAGCCGGAATTCCTCTTTTTTCCGGTGCAATCGAGCCAACCAATTTGGAACTTGCCGATCGCAAAATCTATAGCAACGGTTTCATGTTGCTTCATTATCGAGTGAAGCATTAG